The following DNA comes from Pyramidobacter piscolens W5455.
CACCGCCATGCCCGGCAGAACGCGGGCGCTCTTCGGCTGCGGCATGGTGACGGTGACCGGATAGGTCTGCGTGCGCGGGTCGGACTGCGCGCCCACTTCCTTGAACGCGACGCGGAAAGACTGCCCCGGCAGTTCGTCGAGCGTCGCTTCCAGATCGAGGCCGACTTTTTCGGAGAGGCGGAACATCCTGTTTTTTTCGTCGGCGACAGCGACGTTGGCGATGTCTTCTTCGGAAACGTGGATCACGATTTCGACCGTGTCGAGATTCTGCAAGCTGGCGACGGGCTGTTTGGCCTGCACGTCCTGAAAGTTTTCCGCCATGCGGGCCACGATCACGCCGCCGAACGGGGCGCGCAGCTCCGTGTCGGCGAGCGCGTCCTGCGCGGCGGCGACGCTCGCTTCCGCCGTCTTCAGCGACGAGCGCGCCACGTCGAGCGCCGTCTTGTAGCGGTCGTACTGCGCCTGAGAGACGGATTGTTTTTTGTAAAGTTCGTCGTAGCGCCTGAAGTTGTTCAGCGCTTCGCCGTAACGCGCCTGCGCCTGAGAAAGCCGGCTTCCGGCGTCGCTGAGGCGCGTGCGGAAGTCGCGCGGATCGATGCGGCCGATCAGATCGCCCTTTGCGACGCGCGATCCCATTTCGACGGGGAACTCCACCAGCGGCCCCGGCACGCGGAACGACAGGTTCACGCGCTGCGATCCCTGGACGGTGCCATAATAATGACGCTGGGGATGCGACCGCGCCGAGCCGAGAAACAGCGTTTTCACGGGACGCGGCGGCCCCTCGGCGGCGGCCGGGGCGGCAAGGAGGCTCAGCGCGGCGAGCGCTGCAAACGTTTTGATGAAGGACGTTCTCGTTTTCATGGCGAAGAGGCTCCTGTTCTGCGGGAATGTTGATACGGCTAAGTCTAGCACGACTGACAGCGCTTGTGAAGGGGCGCCGCTCTGCGTCGCGAAGACGGGGGATTCGTCCGAACGACTGCGCCGGAAACGTCGTTCTCTTTTGACAAAGCGGCGTTCTTGCCATACCATTATGCCGTAAACGGAGAAGGGGGGAGCTGCGTGGCCTTTGACGATGGCAAACGATGGACTGCCGGCGCGTCCGCGATCCACGAGCGGGCGGTCGAAGCGGCGCGCCGGGCGCTGCCCGACGAAGAGAAGCTGCGGAGGCTGGCGGAATTCTTCAAAATTTTCGGCGATCCGACGCGGATGCGCATCCTCTGCGCGCTGAAAGCGTCGGAACTGTGCGTTTGCGATCTGACCGGACTGACGGGCGTCTCGCAGCCGGCGGTCTCGCACCAGCTGGGGCTGCTGCGCGCGGCTCATGCGGTGCGGGCGCGGCGCGAGGGCAAGACGGTTTATTACTCGCTCGACGACGAGCACGTCGGCGTGCTGCTTCGCGTCGGCCTCGAACACATCGCTCACCGCTTCGCCGGCGAATGACCGTAACCGACGGGGAGAGAAAAATGCGCCGGCGCGAAGACATTGCCGAATTATCCTCCTGCCCCTGCGGATTTTCCGCCGCCGGGGCGAGCGTGCCGTTTCACCGGACGGGGGAGTTCCCGTCCGCCGCGGGACGGTGTATGATTGGGCGCGAGGTGATCGAAATGGCGAAAACTCCGAAGACGAACGCCGTGCGCGAGGCGGAGCGGCTGCGCGTTCCCGTGCGCGTGATCGAATACGAAGCGGACGAGAGCGACCTCAGCGCCGTTCACGCCGCGGCGAGCTGCGGGATTCCGCTGGAACGCATTTACAAAACGCTGGTACTGCGGGCCGACGGGCGCGCCAAAGAACTGCTCGTGGCCGTGATCCCCGGCGCGATGGAGCTGGATCTGAAAAAATTGGCGGCGCTGTCGGGACACGATAAAGTGGAAATGATCCGCATGAAGGAGCTTTTCGAGCTGACGGGCTACGTCCGCGGCGGCTGCTCGCCGCTGGGCATGAAGAAAAAGCTGCCCACGTTCCTCGACGAGTCGGCGCTGCGGCACGGGCGCATCGCCGTCAGCGCGGGGCGGCGCGGCCTGCAGATGGAACTGGATCCCCGCGATTTACAGAAAGCCGCCGGCGCGACCGTCGGCGCGATTTCGCGCGAAGCGGCGAAAGAAGAGGAGAAAACATGGTGAAACAGATCGTTCTGGCGTTTCTGGCCGTCATGAACATGGGCGCGTTCGCGGCCTACGGCATCGACAAGAAAATCGCCCAGCGCAACGGCCTGCGCGACGACGACATCGACGCGCGCCGCATCAGCGAAAAGGCCCTGTTCCTGTGGGCGCTGTGCGGCGGCTCGCTGGGCGCGTTGCTGGGCATGAAAGTGTGGCGGCACAAGACCGAGCACTGGTACTTCGTGTGGGGGATCCCCGCGATCCTGATCGCCCAGCTGGCGCTGTGCGCGTGGCTGATTTGGAAATTTTAGGAGGCCGCCATGGAAGCCAAGGGTGAAAAACGCTCTTACACGTTTCGCGTGCGCTACGCCGAGACCGACCAGATGGGCGTCGCGCACCACAGCAACTATTTCGTCTGGTTCGAGGCGGGGCGCTCCGATTACTGCCGCGACCTCGGCGTGCCCTATCCCGAATGGGAGCGGCACGGCGTTTTCCTGCCGGTCGTCGAGGCGCGCTGCCGCTACAAATCGCCGCTTCGCTACGACGAGCTGGCGACGCTGGAAGTTTTTCCCGTCGAGCGCGGCGCCGCGGCCATCACCTTCGGCTATCATCTGCGCCACGCCGATGGGAAACTGGCCGCCGAGGGCTGGACGAAACACGCCTTCGCCGACGCCGAAGGCAGGCTGATCCGCCGCGGCAACGAGTTTATCGAGCGGTTGAAGGGCGCGATTTTCCCTGCGTAAGGGGCGAGAAGCCGCGCGCAAAAATTGATATTTCGCAGGACAGACGAAACGGGAGGAATCCGAAGTGGCGGAAAGAACGTTCATTGTGGTCGCGTGCAATCTTGATTGTCCGGGGACGACGCCCATCGTCGGCGTGTACAACTCCTACACGGAAGCGCTGACGGAGGCGGGCGGCGCGCCGTTCATCGTGCCGGACTCGGCGGACGAGGCGCTGCTGGCGCAGTATCTCGATATGGCCGGCGGACTTTTCGTGCCCGGCGGCATCGACGTTTGGCCGATGCTCTACGGTCAGGGGCCGGACGCCAGGCTGGGGCGCCT
Coding sequences within:
- a CDS encoding efflux RND transporter periplasmic adaptor subunit, producing MKTRTSFIKTFAALAALSLLAAPAAAEGPPRPVKTLFLGSARSHPQRHYYGTVQGSQRVNLSFRVPGPLVEFPVEMGSRVAKGDLIGRIDPRDFRTRLSDAGSRLSQAQARYGEALNNFRRYDELYKKQSVSQAQYDRYKTALDVARSSLKTAEASVAAAQDALADTELRAPFGGVIVARMAENFQDVQAKQPVASLQNLDTVEIVIHVSEEDIANVAVADEKNRMFRLSEKVGLDLEATLDELPGQSFRVAFKEVGAQSDPRTQTYPVTVTMPQPKSARVLPGMAVNVTANLIGGETGDPNFYVPLEAVVGDVSGRTWVWRCERGGVVRVPVTLGDFRGSRVQIAGELAPGDQIVTAGARGLREGQKVRVVD
- a CDS encoding ArsR/SmtB family transcription factor — its product is MAFDDGKRWTAGASAIHERAVEAARRALPDEEKLRRLAEFFKIFGDPTRMRILCALKASELCVCDLTGLTGVSQPAVSHQLGLLRAAHAVRARREGKTVYYSLDDEHVGVLLRVGLEHIAHRFAGE
- the ybaK gene encoding Cys-tRNA(Pro) deacylase — its product is MAKTPKTNAVREAERLRVPVRVIEYEADESDLSAVHAAASCGIPLERIYKTLVLRADGRAKELLVAVIPGAMELDLKKLAALSGHDKVEMIRMKELFELTGYVRGGCSPLGMKKKLPTFLDESALRHGRIAVSAGRRGLQMELDPRDLQKAAGATVGAISREAAKEEEKTW
- a CDS encoding DUF1294 domain-containing protein; its protein translation is MVKQIVLAFLAVMNMGAFAAYGIDKKIAQRNGLRDDDIDARRISEKALFLWALCGGSLGALLGMKVWRHKTEHWYFVWGIPAILIAQLALCAWLIWKF
- a CDS encoding acyl-CoA thioesterase, whose protein sequence is MEAKGEKRSYTFRVRYAETDQMGVAHHSNYFVWFEAGRSDYCRDLGVPYPEWERHGVFLPVVEARCRYKSPLRYDELATLEVFPVERGAAAITFGYHLRHADGKLAAEGWTKHAFADAEGRLIRRGNEFIERLKGAIFPA